The Carnobacterium mobile DSM 4848 genome includes a window with the following:
- the menA gene encoding 1,4-dihydroxy-2-naphthoate polyprenyltransferase — protein sequence MTLKVFLKLVEIQTKIASLFPFLLGILFAQFYFDTINIGNTLLFFLAMLLFDLTTTAINNLMDYQKAKDVSYKENTNIIGQEKIAEKTVIQLILMMLTFASLLGLWLVFRTNILLLFLGGACFIVGIFYTFGPLPISRMPLGEALSGVVMGFGIFFIAVYVNVAPTTLIDLSFHGTTFLLEGNVLTILKIFLVSLPTVFLIANIMLANNTCDLEQDISNHRFTLPFYIGKSNAVLLFNLLMYASYVMVILAVIFRLLHPILLGVLITLIPIRKNLQQFNQRQVKEETFSVAIKNISLFCGVEILLLAVSLGLN from the coding sequence ATGACACTGAAAGTTTTTTTGAAATTAGTCGAGATCCAAACGAAAATCGCGAGTTTGTTTCCTTTTCTATTAGGAATATTATTCGCACAATTTTATTTTGACACCATCAATATCGGCAATACGCTGCTTTTCTTTTTAGCGATGTTGCTATTCGATCTGACGACTACAGCGATCAATAATTTAATGGATTACCAAAAGGCTAAAGACGTCAGTTATAAAGAAAATACAAATATTATTGGACAGGAAAAAATCGCTGAAAAGACAGTCATCCAGCTGATTTTGATGATGTTGACCTTTGCCTCTTTGCTTGGTCTTTGGCTGGTATTCCGTACGAATATCTTATTGCTCTTTTTAGGAGGAGCTTGTTTTATCGTTGGTATTTTTTATACATTCGGACCACTGCCGATTTCCAGAATGCCTCTGGGAGAAGCCCTTTCAGGTGTGGTGATGGGTTTTGGGATTTTCTTTATCGCAGTTTACGTTAATGTGGCTCCGACAACCCTGATTGACTTATCTTTTCACGGAACAACTTTTTTATTAGAAGGAAATGTACTGACTATTTTAAAGATTTTTCTTGTCTCATTGCCGACGGTCTTTCTAATTGCCAATATTATGTTGGCAAATAATACCTGCGATTTAGAACAAGACATCAGCAATCATCGTTTCACATTGCCGTTTTATATTGGCAAGTCAAATGCGGTCTTATTATTTAATCTTTTGATGTATGCTTCTTATGTTATGGTGATTCTGGCTGTTATTTTTCGTTTATTGCATCCTATATTACTCGGAGTGCTCATAACCCTTATTCCTATCCGAAAAAATTTGCAGCAATTTAATCAGCGGCAAGTTAAAGAAGAAACCTTCTCCGTTGCCATTAAAAATATATCGTTGTTCTGCGGAGTAGAAATTCTCTTATTAGCTGTCAGTCTAGGGTTAAATTAA
- a CDS encoding FAD:protein FMN transferase, whose product MKFNSKWTMFFLLFGVLLIVSGCGKKNEARVLVDEPYSRTEFLMGTVVNVKIYNEGKEAVLDQAFDRIEELAAKITVNEKGSEIDKVNAQAGNEPVVVSDDVYELLKAAYTYSSESEGSFDMTIGPLTNLWHIGFDDARKPEQAEIDSTLPLIDYQQVEFDDQEHSVYLPKKEMLLDLGAIAKGYITDEVVKVLKANEVDTAIVDLGGNIFVLGHSPRAENAEWNVGVQNPFETRGEILGSLPVTNQTIVTSGIYERFIEVEGVNYHHLLDPDTGYPFENDLAGVSIVTDKSIDGDGLSTVIFSKGLKAGLDFVNQRENVEAIFVTKDRSVYVSDGLKKSFHLNDDDFTLKN is encoded by the coding sequence ATGAAATTCAATTCTAAATGGACAATGTTTTTCTTGTTATTTGGTGTCTTGTTGATTGTTTCAGGATGCGGTAAAAAAAATGAAGCGCGTGTTCTGGTAGATGAACCCTATAGCCGGACTGAATTTTTGATGGGAACAGTCGTGAATGTAAAGATTTATAATGAAGGAAAAGAAGCGGTTCTTGATCAAGCCTTTGACCGTATCGAAGAATTGGCTGCAAAAATTACCGTCAATGAAAAAGGCTCAGAAATCGATAAGGTAAATGCACAAGCAGGAAATGAACCTGTGGTTGTATCAGATGATGTGTATGAATTACTCAAAGCTGCTTATACGTACAGTAGTGAGAGTGAAGGCAGTTTTGATATGACGATCGGACCTTTGACCAATTTGTGGCACATTGGTTTCGATGATGCCAGAAAACCTGAACAAGCTGAAATTGATTCAACGTTGCCGTTGATTGATTATCAGCAAGTAGAATTTGACGACCAGGAACATAGCGTTTACTTGCCTAAAAAAGAAATGCTCTTAGATCTAGGTGCAATCGCTAAAGGATATATTACAGATGAAGTCGTTAAAGTGCTTAAAGCCAATGAAGTAGACACAGCTATTGTGGATTTAGGAGGAAACATTTTTGTTTTGGGCCATAGCCCGCGAGCTGAGAATGCAGAGTGGAATGTCGGAGTACAAAACCCGTTTGAAACACGCGGGGAAATTCTTGGTTCTTTACCCGTTACCAATCAAACGATTGTCACTTCAGGTATCTATGAACGCTTTATTGAAGTAGAGGGAGTCAATTACCACCATTTATTAGACCCTGATACAGGTTATCCTTTTGAGAACGACCTAGCAGGCGTCAGTATTGTGACAGATAAATCCATTGATGGCGACGGCTTATCAACGGTGATTTTTTCTAAAGGCTTGAAAGCTGGTTTAGATTTTGTCAATCAACGTGAAAATGTAGAAGCTATTTTTGTAACGAAAGACCGTTCTGTGTATGTATCAGATGGATTGAAAAAAAGCTTCCATTTAAACGACGATGATTTTACATTGAAAAATTAA
- the nusG gene encoding transcription termination/antitermination protein NusG, producing the protein MEQVESEKHWYVLHTYSGYENKVKQNIESRANSMGMEDYIFRVVIPEEEETEKKNGKDKVTMKKTFPGYVLVEMIMSDDSWYVVRNTPGVTGFVGSHGAGSKPAPLLSEEIEVILRRLGISSRHKEIEFEVGETVTIIEGAFSGMTGKITEIEHEKAKLKVNVEMFGRETSTELDFEQADKI; encoded by the coding sequence ATGGAGCAAGTTGAAAGCGAAAAACACTGGTATGTCTTACACACATATTCAGGTTATGAAAATAAAGTAAAACAAAACATTGAATCACGTGCAAATAGTATGGGGATGGAAGATTACATCTTTCGTGTCGTTATTCCAGAAGAAGAAGAAACAGAAAAGAAAAACGGAAAAGACAAAGTAACGATGAAAAAAACCTTTCCTGGGTATGTATTAGTAGAAATGATTATGTCTGATGATTCTTGGTACGTTGTTCGGAATACACCGGGTGTAACAGGTTTCGTTGGTTCTCATGGGGCAGGGAGCAAGCCAGCGCCTCTATTGAGTGAGGAAATCGAAGTCATTCTACGTCGTCTAGGCATCAGCTCGCGACATAAAGAAATTGAATTTGAAGTAGGCGAAACAGTGACGATCATTGAAGGCGCATTTAGCGGAATGACCGGTAAAATCACTGAAATCGAGCATGAAAAAGCTAAGTTAAAAGTAAATGTGGAAATGTTCGGTCGCGAAACAAGTACAGAACTTGATTTTGAACAAGCCGATAAAATCTAA
- the rpoB gene encoding DNA-directed RNA polymerase subunit beta — translation MNRLAGHLVNYGKHRTRRSFARISEVLELPNLIEIQTNSYQWFLDEGLREMFKDISPIEDFAGNLSLEFLDYQLQESKYTVEEARSHDANYSAPIYVKLRLVNKVTGEVKDQEVFFGDFPLMTDMGTFVINGAERVIVSQLVRSPGVYFHSKLDKNGKEGFGTTLIPNRGAWLEYETDAKDISYVRIDRTRKIPLSVLVRALGFGSDDEILEIFGDNESLRLTLEKDLHKNASDSRTEEALKDVYERLRPGEPKTADSSRSLLTARFFDPKRYDLANVGRYKVNKKLNLKTRLFNLTLAETLVDPETGEILIEEGTKLDRDQMDILDPYLDAGLNSVTYYPSEDAVVTEPVTVQVVKVYSPKDAERIVNVIGNGVISTEIKNATPADILASMNYFFNLQEGIGNVDDIDHLGNRRIRSVGELLQNQYRIGLSRMERVVRERMSIQDMATVTPQQLINIRPVVAAIKEFFGSSQLSQFMDQTNPLGELTHKRRLSALGPGGLTRDRAGYEVRDVHYSHYGRMCPIETPEGPNIGLINSLSSYAKVNKFGFIETPYRRVDRETGKVTDTIDYLTADEEDAYVVAQANAKLNEDGTFANDVVLARYVEENLEVPISRVDYMDVSPKQVVAVATACIPFLENDDSNRALMGANMQRQAVPLIKPQAPLVGTGMEYVAAKDSGAAMICQNDGIVEYVDAKEIRVRQNNGALDKYTVTKFRRSNAGTCYNQRPIVAKGDRVEKGEILADGSSMENGEMALGQNPLVAFMTWEGYNYEDAIIMSERLVKDDVYTSIHIEEYESEARDTKLGPEEITREIPNVGEDALKDLDEMGIIRIGAEVKDGDLLVGKVTPKGVTELSAEERLLHAIFGEKAREVRDTSLRVPHGGGGTVHDVKIFTREAGDELSPGVNMLVRVYIVQKRKINEGDKMAGRHGNKGVVSLIMPEEDMPFMPDGTPVDIMLNPLGVPSRMNIGQVLELHIGMAARQLGIHIATPVFDGASDTDVWETVKEAGMSSDAKTVLYDGRTGEPFDNRISVGVMYMIKLAHMVDDKLHARSTGPYSLVTQQPLGGKAQFGGQRFGEMEVWALEAYGAAYTLQEILTYKSDDVVGRVKTYEAIVKGEPIPKPGVPESFRVLVKELQALGLDMKVLNPDDEEIELRDMDDDDDIVNIDALSKYAEEQEKIRAEATEQERLQD, via the coding sequence GTGAACAGGTTGGCAGGCCACTTAGTAAATTACGGAAAACACCGTACACGTAGAAGTTTCGCGCGAATCAGCGAAGTATTAGAACTTCCAAATTTGATTGAAATTCAAACCAATTCCTACCAATGGTTCTTAGATGAAGGATTGCGTGAAATGTTCAAAGACATTTCTCCAATCGAAGATTTCGCTGGGAACTTATCATTAGAGTTTCTGGACTACCAATTGCAAGAATCTAAATATACCGTTGAAGAAGCTCGTTCTCATGATGCAAACTATTCAGCACCTATCTATGTAAAATTACGTTTAGTTAATAAAGTAACCGGTGAAGTAAAAGACCAAGAAGTTTTCTTTGGTGACTTCCCGTTGATGACGGATATGGGTACTTTTGTTATTAATGGAGCTGAACGGGTTATCGTCTCTCAATTAGTCCGTTCGCCAGGCGTTTACTTCCATAGTAAATTAGATAAAAATGGTAAAGAAGGCTTCGGTACTACTTTAATTCCAAACCGCGGCGCATGGTTGGAATATGAAACAGATGCAAAAGATATTTCTTACGTTCGGATCGACCGCACACGTAAAATTCCTTTATCTGTTTTAGTTCGCGCATTAGGATTTGGCTCAGATGATGAAATTCTTGAAATTTTTGGCGACAACGAAAGCTTGCGTTTAACGTTAGAAAAAGACTTGCACAAAAATGCAAGTGATTCACGGACAGAAGAAGCTTTGAAAGATGTCTATGAACGGTTACGTCCAGGTGAACCCAAAACAGCAGACAGCTCAAGAAGTTTACTGACTGCTCGCTTTTTTGATCCAAAACGTTATGACTTGGCAAATGTTGGCCGTTATAAAGTAAATAAAAAATTAAACTTAAAGACCCGTTTATTCAATTTGACATTAGCTGAAACATTGGTTGATCCTGAAACAGGAGAAATTCTGATTGAAGAAGGAACCAAATTAGACCGTGATCAAATGGATATTTTAGATCCTTATCTAGATGCGGGATTAAATAGTGTTACTTACTACCCGTCAGAAGATGCAGTTGTAACAGAACCCGTTACAGTTCAAGTAGTGAAAGTGTATTCTCCTAAAGACGCTGAGCGAATCGTAAATGTCATTGGAAACGGCGTAATTTCGACAGAAATCAAAAATGCTACACCTGCTGACATCCTAGCTTCTATGAATTATTTCTTTAATTTACAAGAAGGTATCGGCAATGTAGACGATATTGACCATTTAGGTAACCGTCGTATTCGTTCAGTTGGTGAATTATTACAAAACCAATACCGGATCGGTTTATCTCGGATGGAACGTGTGGTTCGTGAACGGATGTCCATTCAAGATATGGCCACTGTTACACCGCAACAACTGATCAATATTCGTCCAGTTGTAGCAGCTATCAAAGAATTCTTTGGTTCTTCTCAACTATCGCAGTTTATGGATCAAACCAATCCATTAGGTGAATTAACACATAAACGTCGTTTGTCTGCTTTAGGACCCGGCGGATTGACTAGAGACCGAGCTGGATACGAAGTTCGTGACGTTCACTATTCTCACTATGGCCGTATGTGTCCGATTGAAACACCAGAAGGTCCGAATATTGGATTGATCAACAGCTTGTCCAGTTATGCAAAAGTAAATAAATTTGGTTTTATCGAAACGCCTTATCGCCGTGTAGACCGTGAAACAGGTAAAGTAACCGACACAATCGATTACTTAACAGCTGATGAAGAAGATGCTTATGTAGTAGCACAAGCAAACGCCAAATTAAATGAAGACGGCACATTTGCAAATGATGTTGTGCTGGCTCGTTATGTCGAAGAAAACTTAGAAGTTCCAATCAGTCGTGTCGACTATATGGATGTTTCGCCTAAGCAAGTAGTTGCTGTAGCGACAGCTTGTATTCCTTTCTTGGAAAATGATGACAGTAACCGGGCTTTGATGGGTGCAAACATGCAGCGTCAAGCCGTTCCGTTAATCAAACCACAAGCTCCACTAGTTGGAACTGGGATGGAATATGTAGCTGCAAAAGATTCTGGTGCCGCAATGATCTGTCAAAATGACGGTATCGTTGAATATGTGGATGCGAAAGAAATCCGTGTCCGTCAAAACAATGGTGCTTTAGACAAATATACGGTAACAAAATTCCGTCGTTCAAATGCTGGAACTTGTTATAACCAACGTCCAATCGTAGCTAAAGGTGATCGCGTAGAAAAAGGCGAAATCTTAGCTGATGGATCTTCTATGGAAAATGGTGAAATGGCATTAGGTCAAAACCCATTAGTAGCCTTCATGACTTGGGAAGGGTATAACTATGAAGATGCGATCATTATGAGCGAACGTCTAGTCAAAGATGATGTTTACACTTCAATCCATATTGAAGAATATGAATCAGAAGCACGTGATACAAAACTTGGACCTGAAGAGATCACTCGTGAAATTCCAAACGTCGGTGAAGATGCATTAAAAGATTTAGATGAAATGGGTATTATCCGTATTGGAGCTGAAGTTAAAGATGGCGACTTGTTAGTAGGGAAAGTCACGCCTAAGGGAGTAACTGAACTATCTGCAGAAGAACGTCTATTACATGCTATTTTTGGAGAAAAAGCACGTGAAGTACGTGATACTTCTCTTCGTGTACCACATGGTGGTGGCGGAACGGTTCATGATGTAAAAATCTTTACACGTGAAGCCGGCGACGAATTATCTCCAGGAGTAAACATGCTGGTTCGTGTTTACATTGTACAAAAACGTAAAATCAATGAAGGGGATAAAATGGCTGGACGTCATGGTAATAAAGGGGTTGTCTCTTTAATCATGCCGGAAGAAGATATGCCGTTTATGCCTGATGGAACACCAGTTGATATTATGTTGAACCCATTAGGGGTACCATCTCGGATGAACATCGGACAAGTATTAGAACTGCACATCGGAATGGCAGCACGCCAACTTGGCATTCACATTGCTACTCCAGTATTTGATGGCGCAAGCGATACAGATGTTTGGGAAACTGTTAAAGAAGCTGGAATGTCTTCAGATGCGAAAACCGTATTATACGATGGACGTACAGGGGAACCATTTGATAACCGGATCTCTGTTGGTGTTATGTACATGATTAAATTGGCCCATATGGTTGATGACAAATTACATGCACGTTCAACAGGACCTTACTCATTAGTTACACAACAACCATTGGGTGGTAAAGCTCAATTCGGTGGACAACGTTTTGGTGAAATGGAAGTATGGGCACTTGAAGCTTATGGCGCTGCTTATACGCTGCAAGAGATCCTTACGTACAAATCCGATGACGTGGTCGGCCGTGTGAAAACTTATGAAGCAATCGTCAAAGGCGAACCAATTCCAAAACCAGGTGTTCCTGAATCATTCCGCGTATTAGTGAAAGAATTACAAGCTTTGGGATTAGATATGAAAGTATTGAACCCAGATGATGAAGAAATCGAATTACGCGATATGGATGATGACGATGACATTGTAAACATCGATGCACTGAGCAAATATGCTGAAGAACAAGAAAAAATCCGTGCAGAAGCAACCGAACAAGAAAGACTACAAGATTAA
- the rpmG gene encoding 50S ribosomal protein L33, translating into MALKKSALACSVCGSRNYSKKVNSAGRTERLEVKKFCKYCNQHTIHRETK; encoded by the coding sequence ATGGCTCTTAAAAAATCTGCTTTAGCTTGTTCTGTTTGCGGATCCAGAAACTATTCTAAAAAAGTGAATAGCGCCGGACGTACAGAACGCTTAGAAGTAAAGAAGTTTTGTAAATATTGTAACCAACATACCATTCATCGTGAAACGAAATAA
- the rplA gene encoding 50S ribosomal protein L1, whose protein sequence is MAKKGKQYLAALEKVDAEKLYSVEEAVALVQETSFAKFDETVEVAYRLGVDPKKADQQIRGAVVLPNGTGKTQKVLVFAKGEKAKEAEAAGADYVGEAELVQKINGGWFDFDVVVATPDMMAEVGRLGRVLGPKGLMPNPKTGTVTMDVTKAINEIKAGKVTYRVDKAGNVHAPIGKVSFDATKLIENFNTINDTMLKVKPSTAKGQYIKNVSITSTFGPGIKVDVNTFA, encoded by the coding sequence ATGGCTAAAAAAGGTAAACAATATTTAGCAGCTCTAGAAAAAGTAGACGCTGAAAAACTTTACTCAGTAGAAGAAGCTGTAGCTTTAGTGCAAGAAACCAGTTTTGCTAAATTTGACGAAACAGTTGAAGTAGCATACAGACTTGGTGTTGACCCTAAAAAAGCTGACCAACAAATTCGTGGGGCAGTCGTTCTTCCGAACGGAACAGGTAAAACACAAAAAGTATTAGTTTTTGCTAAAGGCGAAAAAGCTAAAGAAGCAGAAGCAGCAGGCGCAGACTATGTCGGCGAAGCTGAACTTGTTCAAAAAATCAACGGCGGATGGTTTGATTTTGATGTTGTTGTAGCAACACCAGATATGATGGCTGAAGTTGGTCGTCTTGGACGTGTTTTAGGACCTAAAGGCCTAATGCCTAACCCTAAAACAGGTACTGTTACAATGGATGTTACAAAAGCAATCAACGAAATCAAAGCTGGTAAAGTAACTTACCGTGTAGACAAAGCAGGAAATGTCCATGCTCCTATCGGAAAAGTTTCATTCGACGCAACTAAATTAATAGAAAACTTTAATACAATCAATGACACAATGCTTAAAGTAAAACCGTCAACTGCTAAAGGACAATACATCAAAAATGTATCAATCACTAGCACATTTGGTCCTGGGATCAAAGTAGACGTGAATACATTCGCTTAA
- the rplK gene encoding 50S ribosomal protein L11, protein MAKKVVKLVKLQIPAGKASPAPPVGPALGQAQVNIMGFCKEFNARTQDLNGLLTPVVISVYEDRSFTFVTKTPPAAVLLKKAAGIDKASGEPNTKKVATVTSAQVREIAETKMPDLNAATVEAAMQMVEGTARSMGFVVEG, encoded by the coding sequence GTGGCCAAAAAAGTTGTTAAGTTAGTTAAATTGCAGATTCCTGCAGGAAAAGCAAGTCCAGCTCCCCCAGTAGGTCCAGCTTTAGGTCAAGCGCAAGTAAACATCATGGGATTCTGTAAAGAATTCAATGCTCGTACGCAAGACTTGAACGGCTTACTAACACCAGTTGTAATCTCTGTATATGAAGATCGTTCATTTACTTTTGTTACAAAAACACCGCCTGCCGCTGTTTTGCTTAAAAAAGCTGCTGGTATTGATAAAGCATCTGGCGAACCAAATACGAAAAAAGTTGCAACTGTTACAAGTGCACAAGTAAGAGAAATTGCTGAAACAAAAATGCCTGACCTAAATGCTGCAACAGTTGAAGCAGCTATGCAAATGGTTGAAGGTACTGCACGAAGCATGGGATTCGTTGTCGAAGGCTAA
- a CDS encoding NRDE family protein, whose product MKLFFSFLTTPLKEKASVPLDQQEKEALFLQHSLYGTVSSTILMIDRFNKVTFVERCFDQTKPLEENHFHFNIIQ is encoded by the coding sequence CTGAAGCTCTTTTTTTCTTTTTTAACCACACCGCTGAAAGAAAAGGCCAGTGTTCCGCTAGACCAACAAGAAAAAGAAGCTCTTTTTCTTCAACATTCTCTATACGGTACCGTTTCTTCTACCATCTTAATGATTGATCGTTTCAATAAAGTAACTTTCGTAGAACGCTGCTTTGATCAAACCAAACCATTAGAAGAAAATCACTTTCACTTTAATATCATCCAATAA
- the rplL gene encoding 50S ribosomal protein L7/L12, which produces MALNIEQIVADLKESSVLELNDLVKAIEEEFGVTAAAPVAAAGGAETAAAEQTEFTVELTSVGEAKIKVIKAVREATGLGLKEAKALVDGAPAPLKEGVSKEDAEAMKESLEAAGATITLK; this is translated from the coding sequence ATGGCATTAAACATTGAACAAATCGTTGCTGATTTGAAAGAATCATCAGTATTAGAATTAAACGACTTAGTAAAAGCAATCGAAGAAGAATTTGGCGTAACTGCAGCTGCTCCTGTAGCTGCTGCTGGCGGAGCAGAAACTGCTGCTGCTGAACAAACAGAATTCACAGTTGAATTAACATCTGTTGGAGAAGCAAAAATTAAAGTTATCAAAGCAGTTCGTGAAGCAACTGGTTTAGGCTTGAAAGAAGCTAAAGCTTTAGTTGATGGAGCTCCTGCACCACTTAAAGAAGGCGTATCTAAAGAAGACGCTGAAGCTATGAAAGAATCATTAGAAGCAGCTGGCGCAACTATCACACTTAAATAA
- the rplJ gene encoding 50S ribosomal protein L10 — MSQAAIAEKQLLVEKATTRFQNAASVVVVDYRGLTVQEVTDLRKQLRDAGIVMKVIKNSVLSRAAEAAGLSGMEDVFKGPTAIAFSDEDVIAPAKIIADFAKEAPALEIKGGVIEGKVSSAEEMNALATLPNREGLLSMLLSVLQAPVRNTALIIKAVAESKEEVA; from the coding sequence ATGAGTCAAGCAGCAATCGCAGAAAAACAATTACTTGTTGAAAAAGCAACAACTCGTTTCCAAAACGCAGCATCAGTTGTCGTAGTGGATTACCGTGGTTTAACTGTTCAAGAAGTGACTGACTTACGTAAACAATTACGTGATGCAGGTATTGTGATGAAAGTTATCAAAAATTCTGTTTTATCCCGTGCAGCAGAAGCAGCCGGTTTATCAGGAATGGAAGATGTTTTTAAAGGGCCTACAGCTATCGCTTTTAGTGATGAAGATGTAATTGCACCTGCAAAAATCATCGCGGACTTTGCTAAAGAAGCACCTGCTTTGGAAATCAAAGGCGGCGTAATCGAAGGTAAAGTTTCATCAGCAGAAGAAATGAACGCTCTTGCAACATTACCAAATCGCGAAGGATTACTATCTATGCTACTATCTGTACTTCAAGCTCCTGTACGCAACACTGCTCTTATCATCAAAGCAGTTGCAGAATCAAAAGAAGAAGTTGCTTAA
- the secE gene encoding preprotein translocase subunit SecE gives MGKIKNFFSGVRNEMKAVTWPTSRELKRNSLIVFGVCLIFAVFFMVVDFGIVSILDLIF, from the coding sequence ATGGGTAAAATAAAGAATTTTTTCAGTGGCGTACGTAATGAAATGAAAGCTGTCACTTGGCCAACAAGCAGAGAACTGAAAAGAAACAGCCTCATTGTATTTGGAGTTTGTTTAATATTTGCGGTTTTCTTTATGGTCGTTGACTTCGGTATTGTTTCGATTCTTGATTTAATTTTTTAA
- a CDS encoding class I SAM-dependent methyltransferase — translation MADHYFTNKPQAASEQSAWSYTLRGQAFKFVTDLGVFSKKTVDFGSRLLIETMDLASTIEGDILDVGCGYGPMGLAFAKEATDRTVEMVDVNERALNLAKQNASNNRITNINIHVSNMYEQVEGHSFAAIVSNPPIRAGKSVVHGILTGAVDRLKPQGTLTVVIQKKQGAPSAKAKMEEAFGNAEVISKEKGYWIIQSKKQVS, via the coding sequence ATGGCAGATCATTATTTTACGAATAAACCGCAAGCTGCAAGCGAACAGTCAGCTTGGTCTTATACCTTGCGTGGGCAAGCGTTTAAATTTGTGACGGATCTAGGCGTATTTTCGAAAAAAACAGTGGACTTTGGATCTCGTTTGTTAATCGAAACGATGGATCTAGCTTCAACGATAGAAGGCGATATACTGGATGTAGGGTGCGGCTATGGCCCAATGGGTTTGGCTTTCGCAAAAGAAGCGACTGACCGGACGGTTGAAATGGTCGACGTAAATGAACGTGCGCTTAACTTAGCGAAACAAAACGCTTCTAATAATCGCATCACTAATATCAATATCCATGTTTCTAATATGTATGAACAAGTAGAAGGACATTCTTTTGCAGCTATCGTCAGCAATCCGCCTATCCGGGCTGGAAAATCGGTGGTTCATGGTATTTTAACAGGTGCAGTTGACCGACTTAAGCCGCAAGGAACGCTGACCGTTGTTATTCAAAAAAAGCAAGGTGCTCCGAGTGCTAAAGCGAAAATGGAAGAAGCTTTTGGGAACGCAGAGGTCATCAGTAAAGAAAAAGGCTACTGGATTATCCAAAGCAAAAAACAAGTAAGTTAA